The genomic segment ATCCACGTGCAAGGGGAAGTGACCGTTACCTTGGTGATGACATCCAGGGTCACACAGTTGAACATGTGAAGCATGCTAGTAGCTGTGTTGGTATCTGCCATTTCCCCCAGTTTATCCATCAGCATGTCTGCCCTCTCATTGAACGTACCCATCAGACTCTGCAGGTATCTGACACAGCAACGATGGATAGACTGGTTGACCAACAGACGGGTGGATGGGTTTACTGACTGATGATCAACTGATTTTAATGCCATGTGAACAGGGTGACTTACAGACTGCTGAAGGCAGGGTCCATGATCCTCCGCTGTCTGTACCACAGGTCATGATCACGTGCCGTAACCAGGCCATTTCCCATGAACCTATGGACAAGATGGACAACAGACTCTGAATCAACTGACCAGTGACCACGTCCTACCGTTTGAATGTCCATGGTTGGTTATGCCCTCAACATCCAGCGTTCCGACCTAAATGTTTAGAATTTCAACGGTGTTATGCATTGGATACTCAAGGGCAAACCACAAAGTAAAATTCCATTTGGCAGATTCCTGTTTGGTCAGAgcttgacaaataaaaaaccAAAAGGTGATAATaagataaaacaacaacaataataataagtatGGAAACAGGACACAGAATGTGTACTAGTAATTGTagcaaaaacatacatactTAAAATTATTTCTTATCTACACGTATCTGTTTTGATAGGTGCATGTCACTATGGGTAACCAGTTGAGCAGAGGCGTTCAAAACACTGGCTTGCAAATACTGTAGAGACTGCCGCCAAGCATCCAAGTTCAAGACCTTGCGCTTCGGTGAAGTCGAGGTCTGACAGTAGACATATAACACATTAAGTAGCAGGTGGACTGTTTTGGGAGTATATATGTTCAGAAAAATGAATAATTGAGAACTTACCTCTGTCCAAACAGGTTGAAGAGATGTTTGTAGACTAGTGTGTCTTTTGGGTACTTGGGTGACATCAAAACCTCCTGTGGAGGCCAATAATGATATCAGTAAAGTTCAAATAGGGTTTGTTATTTTACAGCACTAacctgtaataaataaatatcgaAAACTAATTGAGGTACACAAATGTTGGTTAACCCAGAATTAAATTGTTGGGTAATTTGCTTTGATTTGTATTTAGTCTGTCTACAATAGAATATAATTACTCCAAAGTCACAGGTTTACCTTGGTGGTATCTGGACAGGTGACAAACAGCGTCACAACATGTAAACCGTTGAGACGGTACACTGGTCCAAATGTTTCAGACCTGTTAGAGATAGAAAATACAAGAAAACATTCTATTGTCACAGGATAAGGGATACCTggtgcagtgtgtgtgagaattcAGGTGTCACATCTTGGCCACCACTGTTGCTCCACAGCGTTTAGCTcaccactccaggaacttgtcGTGAATAATGCGACCGTTGCTCCTCTCCCTCGAGAATGTCGGAAAATGGCCGAAtataaaactggaggagaatgAGAGACTGTTTAAATACATGGCTGACAATTAAGGATGTAATACTTTCACGTGCAATGCCATTGAGACGCCAAGCTCGGAAGAGGAACAGCGTTCCCTGGTGGATGTTAAGGATGTTTCCCCTGCCCAAACTGTCAATCCCAATACGTTACTTTAAAGTTATCTTTAAGCAtagtattcaaaataaattgcCTGTTTTATAATGACTCACCTATCCCTTGGTGGTCCCGGTATGTGATCATATTtcaaatgaatatattttatgtatagaCAATAACAAAGAAATGCGATAACAAGAAATACGACCAAGGATGTCAGAACATAACCAAAACAACctgcaataaaacaaaaaacggCCATATTTGCGAAGACGAGCTCGCAGTGATCCAGACAGCCAGTTACGTGGTCGTTACTTTAGACGCTACATTGGCCTCCAGTCGTCTGCTGTCATAACTTCATCCGTGGAACTTGTCGGCATTTGCTGAAGGGTTCAACAGCGACCCTAGACTTAAGTAGATTAATATTCAGGGGAGGGGCACTGTAAGTAGGTCGGACCATAAACTACAGTCCTGTTTTGTTGTGCGTGGAGTGGGGTGTTATCAGAACGACATCGCATATTCAACTTTCTTATTGCCGAGGTTGATGCATTCCATGTACAAGCTAGACAGTTTAACTGAATTAATaccataataaatacattataaccAGCCAAAGCTGTTtcttgcattgttttttttctgatgtttttttttccagattaCCACCAACCGCTAAGCAAAGGATTTGAACTTGACAAGTAGGCTAAAGTTATTGGGCTAGCTTCAACGCTTTCAAACTATATTTTCGGCGGTACACTAAACGTTGaataatcatgtttttaaacatgtaCTTCAATGTTGGAAAATGTTTCTCAATTAAATGCAGTAGGTCCTTTCATTGGCGTGTTGATAAAACTTCGAACAGACTGTAGACTGAAACATCGAACCAGAGGCAAAAGCATAAACTTCACGCTTGAATCTTTACAATGGATCAGActtttttattacagtttttataATGTAACAGATGATACAGGAGAGCATTCTTTCACTTGCAATTCGGTCAGCGAGAGAGTCATTCCTGCTATGTGGTGCAATGAATTTCCccaggaaaatatttatggtACTTTGTTGTATAACAGTAAAAGTTTACATTAGTTATCAATGACAAATAGTGAAAATGTTAAAGCTAAACGTTTgttatacacactcacctaaaggattattaggaacacctgttcaatttctcattaatgcaattatctaatcaaccaatcacttggcagttgtttcaatgcatttaggggtgtggtcctggtcaagacaatctcctgaactccaaactgaatgtcagaatgggaaagaaaggtgatttaagcaattttgagcgtggcatggttgttggtgccagacaggccggtctgagtatttcacaatctactcagttactgggattttcacgcacaaccatttctagggtttacaaagaatggtgtgaaaagggaaaaacatccagtatgcggcagtcctgtgggcgaaaatgccttgttgatgctagaggtcagaggagaatgggccgactgattcaagctgatagaagagcaactttgactgaaataaccactcgttacaaccgaggtatgcagcaaagcatttgtgaagcgacaacacgcacaaccttgaggcggatgggctacaacagcagaagaccccaccgggtaccactcatctccactacaaataggaaaaagaggctacaatttgcacgagctcaccaaaattggacagttgaagactggaagaatgttgcctggtctgatgagtctcgatttctgttgagacattcaggtggtggagtcagaatttggcgtaaacagaatgagaacatggatccatcatgccttgttacctctgtgcaggctgctggtggtggtgtaatggtgtgggggatgttttcttggcacactttaggccccttagtgccaattgggcatcgtttaaatgccacaacctacctgagcattgtttctgaccatgtccatccctttatgaccaccatgtacccatcctctgatggctacttccagcaggatagtgcaccatgtcacaaagctcgaataatttcaaattggtttcttgaacatgacaatgagttcactgtactgaaatggcccccacagtcaccagatctcaacccaatagagcatctttgggatgtggtggaacgggagattcgtgccatggatgtgcatcccacaaatcaaTATGGGcgaacatttctaaagaatgccttcagcaccttgttgaatcaatgccacgtagaattaatgcagttctgaaggtgaaagggggtcaaacacagtattagtatggtgttcctaataatcctttaggtgaatgtacaAGGGCAGGTTTGCTTaacttcaaaaaatatatatgttgggAATTTCACTCATGTGAATTGTGAAGCATTAATTAAAGAATTATAAAAAATCATCACTATTTTGTAGTCCCAGTTAAAATCACactcacaaaatatttttcacatgaacattgcatttattttattatatttgacATAATGTGTGTCCCTGAAATCACTTTCCACCATGTTAGTTAGTTAAATaagttcaaatcctggtcatTCTCACTCAATATTGCTCACTTACAGACCTATGCCTTCCACACCCATTATCTACTGTTATTACCATAATTAGGAGTAGCAGTAGTAGCagtattatgattattattagtattagtagtagtagtagtagtagtagtagtagtagtagtagtagtagtcaaTAGTAATAGTAACATAAATCTTCAGGTGTTTAAAAATCAGGGCTAACTACACCATCATCTACCATCCTTTAGTAGTACTGTAGTACTAGTAGTAATAGTATTACTGTTAGTATTAtgttagtggtggtagtagtaataattGTGTTAGTCATTTCTAGGTGCCATTTGGCCGGTGCGTGTCGGTCCTCTGTGTCTGATGTTACACATCACTCCACTCTTTGGTCTCAGACTGCCAGTGTCCAGGATGTCAAAGGACTGGCCGGGCAGCAGGCTGAAGTCAAACCTCTGCAACAGCTTGGCCATTACTACCTTCGCCTCGATCTGTAAACAACAAATCTTTTTACAGGACGACAAATCTGGAGTGCTCAACCGTAAGAATGATGTGTCGTGAGTCAGTAGAGCAGGAGTAGGCCTGGAGTAAAACCACTTAAATTAAAAGTATAAGCAGCACTAAagttatttcaatgtatttcatATAGACTGTCTGCTTACCTTTGCAAAATTCTGTCCCAGACATGAACGTGGACCCAGTGAAAAGGGGAAGTAGCAGTAATAGGGCCTTcaggacagaaacaaacagaacgTTCATCTGTAAGAACTTAATCAATAGGTGAGCTCtaaatcaatttaaatgttGTAAAGAAACAATGACACAAGAAAAAATTATTGGGTCACTTACTTGGCGGCGTCTGGATGGAATCTCTCTGGGTCAAACTTCAACGGGTCTTTAAAGAACTTTTCCATCCGTCCACAGATATATGAATTAAACTGAGACAAGACAATATATGAGTAAACGCTGCAGATGTTCCACAGCGTAAGATTTAGAAAAAGTTTAtaaaactgtatacagtacagtagaatGGACATATTGACTAACAGGAAAAATAAGCTTGATAAAAGTTGAGGTAAATCACGTGGATGCCCCAAGTATATTAGAAGCAAAGTAAAAGCAAACATGAACAAATACTAAAACCACGTTTGAAAGTATTGTTGAGATAACTCACTAGGCATGCGAATCCAGCAGGGACGTGGATGCCATTTATGGTCATGTCATTGGTGACGTATCGCGACGTCCCAGCAGCGGTGGGGTACAACCTCAGGGTCTCCTTCAACACCTGACAGGGTCAACAGAACATCGAACCAAACATGCCGACAAACAATGTGAGTAGATACTTGGGTTGAAGACTTGTGTTAGCTCCCTGAGGTAATGGCCTGGGTTTAAAAGTGTTTGGTCACCGCCAATTACCTATAAAAACAGGATAGCCAGATTACGGTACTTAAAGAGCCTAGGAAAAAGGTATTCTACAGATGATGTATGATattgatggcaagaggaaactGTACACCATTATTTGTGGAGAAAAAACTTGAAAGTGGTAACTGTTGCATTAATGTACGGCTCTGGACTTGGCTAACTTGTTTTCATTGAGGACGTAACCACTGATGGAAGCAGCAAAATGAAATCACTGTCCAAACATTGGTACTGTACTCTACCTGAGACAGGTAGGTCATCCTCCCCAGATCAGCAAAGCTGATTTCCTGTTTCATTCCAATGACATCATCTAATTCCTGCTTCACCCTGTAGAGGTCAGTGACACTCGGTAATTCAATCTAAACGTTTCACTACAACACAAATAAATTAAGAAATGAGAAATTATCAAAGATAACACCTACTTTGCCAATATCTCTGGCAGCCTTCCAAGTTCCATGACAGCAAAAGCTAGCTGATTGGCTGTTGTCTCTTGTCCTGTCAGTGccaatagcaaaacatttacataaactTAAGCTTCTAACTTTGTTTTGTGGTGAGTGAAATTATATATGGAGACAAATGAATTTCAGGGAGACCTACCGGCAATAAAGAATGTCACAAAGTTGTCCAGCATAAGCTCAAAATCATCCTTTCCCATCTCTTCCTCTGAAACCATGAATACACGTGTACAGGATTCAGACAGTAACACACGTACAGCATTCAGACAATAACACTATAGCTCCACAGAACTAGAATGAATATTTCTGCATAAATGGTTGATCAGAAACATGACTGATCTAGCAAACACCTGAATCTAAAATCTAAATGCAACTGACAGAGCAGCAAGGCAGAAGATCTACACTAAAACACACCATTGCCAGCCGTCTTGAGAATCTGTGCGAATATATCTTTTGGAACGTCTTCCCCGTTGTGCAAGGCCATTTTCCTCTTGTTGATCCACTGTCTGCCTGTAGTACGCAGCAGTTTAGCAGCATCCTTCACCTCGCTGATGAACTTCCAGTTCTTTGGGTTGATCTGGAAATGTGATATTCAACCAAGATGAAGCTTTATGGTGCAGTTATTCCACAGCTTACAGACTTCCTCATTCAAAGGATTGTCAACATGACACAAAAGTGTATTCACCTTGCTGTTTGTGACTAAATGTGAACATTAATGTGTATTTCCTATGAACCTGTAGGATAATAAACAGATTAAGCCATCATCCTAAGAAGCAACACAAAACTACTTTGTCACAACCTGGAATGTGGCGTCTCTCATATAGTGGATCATCCCTTTTAGACATATGTCTATGGCTTTGGGGAACGgagtatcaatgtcattcagcaGATCCAAATCCATTCCAAATGCCACCTGCAAATAGAGTCAAAATGGaggatattaaataaaataaaattgacaTTATGAACAGtaatttttctgtttgtccaaTGTGtcaatttctgtctctctgtcatatGAAAATTTCACCTATCCAATTTTCAAACAATTTAGAATACTTTGCTGCCCcattaacaaacaaacaattacaTAACTTCAAAGggtatgattaattaatgtttttggtgatgaATGGTTCATAATTTACCTTGGTGATGACATCCAGGGTCACACGGTTGAACAGGTGAAGCATGCTAGTAGCTGTGTTGGTATCTGCCATTTCCCCCAGTTTATCCATCAGCATGTCTGCCCTCTCATTGAACGTACCCATCAGACTCTGCAGGTATCTGACACAGCAACGATGGATAGACTGGTTGACCAACAGACGGGTGGATGGGTTGACTGACTGATGATCAACTGATTTTAATGCCATGTGAACAGGGTGACTTACAGACTGCTGAAGGCAGGGTCCATGATCCTCCGCTGTTTGTACCACAGGTCATGATCACGTTCCGTAACCAGGCCATTTCCCATGAACCTATGGACAAGATGGACAACAGACACTGAATCAACTGACCAGTGACCAGGCCATTTCCCATAAACCTACGGTGAAGACAGAAAAAAGGCCCTGACTCTGAATCAACCTACTCGTGACCAGGTTGTCCTGTTTCATTTCCATGTAGTGTTGGCTACACCTCTGACAACCAGCATATTAGAAGGGATTCTCACTCCACAGTTAGCTTAAGAAGATACCGATCAGAACATCCAGGAGCTCTGATGGTTCAAGCCCCAGGGAGGGCAGTTGGACAGCGGAGGAAAAGGCAGTCGCACTGACAGTTATTTCAAGTCGGTAGGGAACAGATCTTTGATGTACCAATACCCAAGCTGCTGGAGTAACTGTAGGACATGTGTTGCCCCATGGAGTCCATGTCCTCAAGTGGTGCATTGTGTCACATAAGGCTTTTCACCATACTAAAGGTGAGTGGGTTAAGTCACTGATGAGatctttctgtctgcctttgCACCCCTAGACATTAAAGAGAACACTGCGCTACATCCGGCCTTGTCTCAGGGTGGTTGGTGGTCTATTGTTCCTCTTagatgttctgttttttttttaaatacaacgTTTTCTGGACCTCCAGCATTATGAGATCTGAAGGTATGATCTAACCAATAGCCATGACATAGGACAGTTTCATGCTTATGGGCACTTATATTTTGTATATGATACAGTCAGGGAGGTTCAAGACTCTTGTGACATATGTCTTTGGAGTAAAACTGAGGGATAAATtgcaaaaggaaaaaataacataacagaATATAAGGAAAGACGGATAATGTGTGAACTGTAGAGGGTTGGGGTTTAGATCACTTAGGTTAATTACTGACAACTTACCACTGAACGAATAATTAGattctttttttacaaatgctataatgtatatttacagtggcttagctcagtggttcccaactacggtcctcaagtacccccaacagtacacatattcattgtagccccagccaagcacagctgattcaacttgtcaactaattatcaggctctcactgAGCTGAATTgggtgcttgtccagggctacaacaaaaatgctgttgggggtactcgaggaccggagttgggaaccactggcttAGCTGATATACCCGCAAAAAcgaattgaaaaacaattaaaaatctATATATATTAAATGACTATCTggataaaaaaattttttatcaATGTACAATAACTGTAGGTGATTGGGGATTCACCTTTGTCCAAACAGGTTGGCGAGACGGTTGTAGAAAGCACCTTTTGAGTACTTGGGTGACATCAGTATTTCCTGTggatcattttgtcattttggttTAACGGTTTAAACAGGATTTGAGTTATTTTGCAACACTTTATGTTCAGAAAACAATATGTTCAAAGGGATTATCATGACAGTCTTATTGAAGGTTTACTTTGGTGGTGTCGGGACAGGTGACATTCAGCATCACAAAATGAAGTCTGTTGAGGCGGTACACCGGTCCATATGTTTCAGTCCTGTCAAAGAACGAAAATAATACAATAGAATCAGGTTCAgtacgtgcgtgcgtgccgGGTCTGCTGCTACATACTGTAGGATTTATACTCAGTGGCCCTGGACCAGGGGAAAAAGGGGTATTAAGTAAATAGGGGCCTAATGTGTACAGGGACCCTTGAACAtttttgaatcttgaataaaaagggaggggccctcagagaccgtcTATGTACAGGGCCTGGAATTTTGTGCTACACTCCCGCTCATACCATTCCGTTGTTCATTTCCCTCAGAATTGTCCGGGAATGTCCAAGGAAAAAACTGGGGGAAAATAAGAGACTGTTTTAATTATGCTTTCACAGAGTTTGAAATTCAGACAACATCGTGTGATGGTTTCACAAGACCTTTAAGGCTGGTGGAGAGGTAATCTATAATATTAtcgtacagtggagagaacaagtatttgatacactgccgattttgcaggttttcctacttacaaagcatgtagaggtctgtaatttgagacggaatctaaaacaaaaatccagaaaatcacattgtatgatttttaaataactaattagcattttattccatgacataCGTTTTTGATCCCCTACCAACCAATAGgtattctggctctcacagacctgtttgtttttctttaagaagccctcctgttctccactcattaactgtattaactgcacctgtttgaactcggtcttccagtatgacaacgccctgaaacacacagccagggcaactaaggagtggctccgtaagaagcatctcaaggtcctggagtggcctagccagtctccagacctgaacccaatagaaaatctttggaggtagctgaaagtccatattgcccagcgactgtcccgaaacctgaaggatctggagatggtctgtatggaggagtgggccaaaatccctgcggcagtgtgtgcaaacctggtcaagaactacaggaaacatatgatctctgtaattgcaaacaaaggtttctgtactaaatattaagttctgcttttctgatgtatcaaaaaggtatgtcatgtaataaaatgcaaatcaattacttaaaaatcataaaacgtgattttctgtatttttttttagattccgtcactcacagttgaagagtacctatgagcTTCGTCCTTCCCTAATCTTGTTATGCGAGTGAACGAATTTTTCGCGCATgatgatgacacacagttgagTTGAGGCACACAAttcttattttggttcaaataaagatgtttttaaaacatcaaagaataaactcaaacatacaacgttTCATAATTTTTTCGTGCACCTACAacttttcaattgaagtaatccaaaattAATCAtaacttttttcaaaagtatctgtaatccgattacaatatttttgttggtaacgtaacggattacagatagttttttttgtaatcttttacatgtaacggattacaaataaaactGTGACTGCAATCTATTACTGTTATGGGTTGGCTGTGTTCTCCTTTCCTGTTTGTAGCCCTTTTCCcctgttgtctctgtctgtgttgtgttcgTCTGCACCTGAGGCTGCGAGAGGCGTGGCTATGGAGGAACTAGGTCAAGGGGCGTGGCCATTCACTCCTGCACAGTTTCCACACAGCTCATTCCTCTGCAGTATATCTACCAGGGCTGTTCACCTCTTCTGCGCCAGATCGTGAATCTACTCTAGTGATCCCGCTCTgaagctgctgctgctgcctgCTACTTACCTGTGTTACCTGCTTCACTGCCTCCCCACTGAGGCCTGTCGAGCTGTTACTCTGCCGCTTTCTGCTGATCTGCCGACTTCCACCCTGCACTGCTCACTCACAGTCAAGACTGGACTTTCTCAGACTGCCCACTCCAATTCTCAGTTCTGCTCTGGAttcctctctgcctgcctgcctcggGCAATACCATCTTGAAGCTGCACCACCCAAACTCCCCCTCTTTGTCCGATTAAGTttgactgttcaaataaacttcTCTAACAGCtatctgcctctgtgtgtgttgtctctgtgttttgggtgaaacGGCACCCTAACAATTACATGTAACagattacttgtaatccgttactccgcAACTCAGTTACTTTGAACAGGACTTTCacccacattttatttaatgtaaatcATTACTTTCATTTAAATTGCAGTTTGCTAACATGCATTATTGTACTACGCTCGTTGAATCGTCAGGATGTCATGtctgcaacaaaacaaaatccaaaTGGATGGATTGGGCGTTTAGAAATCATCTTCAGTCTTCAGGTCATCTTCAAAACAAAAGATCCAGAGCTCTGCTTCCCATGCACGTTACAAAAAAGCTAATAGGCCTATGCCACGTGCAGTATAGCCAAACGCTCATAGTTTGcgcaaaatatttttgtgtggttcattctaaaaaaaaataacctataaccattttaaatgaatagaaCCGAtcatgaaaaaggaaaaaatacaatagcataaaaattAATGCCAGTTTGCGgttcgattttttttttaagtgatgtGTTTAGTTAGTTAAGGAACGTTTAGGAGTTCCCCCGGAGTTTCAGTTTGAAGAACAACTAAAAGATTATCTAAGAAACGTTTCTTTTTAGAGTGTAGCTACTATAGTGTATCCAAGCATAACTTAGTATTTTGCCCATAGACTTAACTACACTGCCTAGTGGAGTACGCTTTTTGAATGTGTTCTGCACTTGCATGGGACCTTAAGAAAACCCAGAAGTCTGATCAACAACCACCATGTAGAAAAAATTACTCACCTGTCCCTTGGTGGTCCCGGTATGTGATCATATTTCAGATGAATATATTTGATGTACAGACAATAACACAGAAATgtgattaaaagaaaaacaagcaaaCCCAGAAGAACATAACCAAAGCAACCTGCAATAAAAATGATCATATTGCCGAAAACTAGCTCGTGGGGAACAGCTTCTTACACAGATGTGTTCAGCAGTACCCTGCAGTTATAGTTTcctcaaatgttattttaacaaaCAAAGTAGGCGTTTGTTAGGTGGGGGCGTGtaacaacaatgtgtttttaaagtTGCACTCTGGTTACATGATCACTCATTGAAAATGTCAAGTTTCTCCAAAAACAGACTTGTCACAAATCAATCTGACTGTGTCTAAAGGTCACCTCATCATGTCTCAGGCGGGTCACCAATCGCACTCTCACTCAAAATGTACTTTACCTGTGTAGCAGGTCGTTTGTTTGAGTACTGTACTCGGTACACCCAGGGAGgtcgctaggcctattttaggggggcattagaaacagaatatactttatatagatgttcatttactataaattATAGTAgacaaaataatgtttcctaCGTAGTACAGccgtttttgtgacttttgttgg from the Esox lucius isolate fEsoLuc1 chromosome 23, fEsoLuc1.pri, whole genome shotgun sequence genome contains:
- the LOC105020478 gene encoding cholesterol 24-hydroxylase-like; translation: MMRFKNVQGSLYTLGPYLLNTPFSPGPGPLSINPTVCSSRPGTHARTEPDSIVLFSFFDRTETYGPVYRLNRLHFVMLNVTCPDTTKEILMSPKYSKGAFYNRLANLFGQRFMGNGLVTERDHDLWYKQRRIMDPAFSSLYLQSLMGTFNERADMLMDKLGEMADTNTATSMLHLFNRVTLDVITKVAFGMDLDLLNDIDTPFPKAIDICLKGMIHYMRDATFQINPKNWKFISEVKDAAKLLRTTGRQWINKRKMALHNGEDVPKDIFAQILKTAGNEEEMGKDDFELMLDNFVTFFIAGQETTANQLAFAVMELGRLPEILAKVKQELDDVIGMKQEISFADLGRMTYLSQVLKETLRLYPTAAGTSRYVTNDMTINGIHVPAGFACLFNSYICGRMEKFFKDPLKFDPERFHPDAAKPYYCYFPFSLGPRSCLGQNFAKIEAKVVMAKLLQRFDFSLLPGQSFDILDTGSLRPKSGVMCNIRHRGPTRTGQMAPRND